GACCGCTACGTCGCCATCTGCAACCCTCTCAACTACACCCTCATCGTGAGCCGGGCCACCTGCGTGCAGCTGGTGCTGGCCTCCAGCCTTTGCGGTTTCCTGATCTCGGTGGTGGTCAACCTCCTGGTGTTCAGCGTGCCCTTCTGTGCCTCCAATCGGATCGaccacttcttctgtgacatCTTCCCCGTCCTAAAACTGGGCTGCACAGACACCAACCTGAAGGAGATGGCCATCTTCTTGCTCAGCATCCTGGTGCTGCTGGTCCCCTTCGTCTTGATCTTCGTCTCCTACGTCTTCATCGTCTCCACCATCCTCAGGATCTCCTCGGTGGAGGGGCAGCGCAAAGCCTTCGCCACCTGCGCCTCTCACCTCACGGTGGTGGTCATCCACTACGGCTGCGCGTCCTTTATCTACCTGAGGCCCACCTCCCTGTACTCCTCAGACAAGGACTCGCTGGTGGCAGTGACTTATACCGTCATCACCCCACTGCTCAACCCTGTCGTCTACACACTGAGAAATAAGGAAGTGAAGACGGCCCTGAGAAAGGTTCTGAGCAGATACTCATTTCCCAAAGCTGTGTGAAGGGGCTGATGCTTCAGGAAACCATGTCCACCCAAGTGTCCTGGGGATACctgtccttttttctctttttttcttttttttgttctagGACTCTTTGTCCCAAAAGGGGAAATATAAGGACTCAGATCATCTCGATTCTTTTTCATTGGAGATTTCTTCTTCCTGGTTAACTGTCCCTGGTGTGGACGTTATACCAGTCAGTCTCCAGATGTCATGTGAACATGGAAACTCTCAAAGAGTGAAGTCACGCTGTTTCCAAGCACTGAAATGTCAGTTTTCTAGGATCAACACTGCCAATGCTGCGTTATGTCTTTGTGAATGTTCCCAATGGTGAGACCGAAACAAACAACAGAGAATAGacaacattttctgtttttggaTTACTtacaataaattatttctaagcaaaaaaagaacatgaatttgctttgggaaaaaaaaagaggtggggatattaaaattttaagaggtTAAAGGTAGAGTAAAAAACAGACTTCAAAGTTGCAAGAGGTGATTTTAACTAAAATGGTGAAGGGAGACATTTATATCaccattgaatatttttattttgaggcagagaaATCCCATAAGTAAAATTATGTCT
This region of Ictidomys tridecemlineatus isolate mIctTri1 chromosome 11, mIctTri1.hap1, whole genome shotgun sequence genomic DNA includes:
- the LOC101958150 gene encoding olfactory receptor 10T2, which translates into the protein MKRQNHSVITEFILIGFSNLGDLQILLFFIFLIVYLSTLMANATIMTVIRLDRTLHTAMYFFLFVLSCSETCYTLVIVPKMLSNLLATVPSISFAGCAAQLYFFVGLACTNCFLIAVMGYDRYVAICNPLNYTLIVSRATCVQLVLASSLCGFLISVVVNLLVFSVPFCASNRIDHFFCDIFPVLKLGCTDTNLKEMAIFLLSILVLLVPFVLIFVSYVFIVSTILRISSVEGQRKAFATCASHLTVVVIHYGCASFIYLRPTSLYSSDKDSLVAVTYTVITPLLNPVVYTLRNKEVKTALRKVLSRYSFPKAV